The genomic stretch TTCACCTCATCATCAAAATGGTCGCTACAATACAGACAGAGAAACGATATTTAAAAAAATAGAAGAGTTAAATGATGTATTAAAGCAAAATGAAATATCTTTAGCTATTCTACCTGGACAGGAAATAAGGCTATACGGAGAATTGATTCAAGATTTTGAGTTAAATGAAATTGTTTCAATTAATGATGGAAGACGCTATGTATTATGCGAGCTTCCATCATCCCATATACCGCGTTTCGCCAATAGGTTATTTTATGAGATGCAATCAAATCGTATAACACCTATTCTTGTTCACCCTGAACGAAATAAAGTTCTTATAGATGAACCGGACATACTTTATGACTTTGTCCAAAAAGGCATATTAACTCAAATTACGGCTTCATCATTAACAGGTAAATTCGGTAAAAAAATTCAGAAGTTTTCGTTTAAGTGTATTGAGAGTAACTTGGCTCATACGGTTGCATCTGATGCACATAATACTGGAAGTCGGAATTTTCAATTATCAGAAGCTTATGAAATCATTCGTGAGAAATTTGGGATTGAAACCGAGTTCTTACTGAAAGAGAATGTCGGGTCAATTGTGAATAGTGACATTCTTTATCCAGAACAACCTCTCAAATTAAAACAAAATATTTTTAGTCGTTTACTAAGGGTTTAATAAACGAATGGTGATATCTCCTTACCGTTATCAATGGAGGTACTCGGCTTTATTGTGGTAGATGATTAAATGGATTATATTTCCATAAAACTTAATGCGAATAGACCTCATGAAAGAACACAAACTTAACTGGCTAAACGCATTCGAGAAAGGGAATTAAAAATTTTAATATCATCTGCTTAGACGCCAGTCGTCAAAGGTATAGTGTGAGGAGGGGTTAGATGCCCTAAATTATATTTGTTATGAAAGAAAATAGAGTTTCTTTTTGTGTATTTATTCACATGAATATAGAAGTAGAAACTTTATAATATTGGGGAAAGAAACGATGGAGGGAATTAGAAAATGAAGAAAGTAAGAAAAGCAATCATACCGGCTGCGGGATTAGGAACACGTTTTTTACCTGCAACAAAGGCAATGCCGAAAGAAATGCTACCAATCGTAGACAAGCCAACAATTCAATACATTGTTGAAGAAGCGATTGCATCGGGAATTGAAGACATCATTATCGTAACAGGTAAAGGGAAACGTGCAATTGAAGATCATTTTGATTTTTCATTTGAGCTTGAACACAATTTATTAGAAAAAGAAAAATATGCACTATTAGAGCAAGTAAAAGCTCCGTCTAATATTGACATTCATTACATACGACAAAAGGAACCAAAAGGATTAGGTCATGCAGTTTGGTGTGCTCGCAATTTTATCGGAAATGAGCCATTTGCAGTATTACTTGGTGATGACATAGTTGAAGCAGAAACACCAGGCTTAAAGCAGTTAATTGATCAATACGAAAATACATATTCTTCAGTAATTGGTGTACAAACTGTACCGGAAGAAGAAACAAACCGATATGGTATTGTTGAACCGATTATGCAAGAAGGTAGAAGATACGAAGTAAAGAACTTCGTTGAAAAACCAGCACTTGGTACAGCTCCATCTAATTTAGCAATCATGGGGCGTTATGTTTTTACACCTGAAATTTTTAAGTTTTTAGAAGAACAAAATATTGGTGCAGGTGGAGAAATTCAATTAACGGATGCCATTCAAAAATTAAATTCAATTCAACGTGTGTTTGCTTATGACTTTGAAGGAAAACGTCATGATGTTGGGGAAAAATTAGGATTTATTAAAACGACAATTGAGTTTGCGTTAAAACATGAAGATTTAAGAGATGATTTATTGAAGTATTTACATGACATGTTAACAGTAAATATTAAATAAGGATGGATGAGCAGATTGAAAGCAATGAGATTTGAACAATCAGAATATGCTTCACAACCACTCTTATCGAAGGAAACTGTTGAAAAAAATTGGATATATTTATTTACTAAGCGCTTAATGGATATATTAGGCGCTTTTTTGGGTCTATTAGTATTATTACCAGTCTTTATTGTAGTAGCAATTTTTATTAAATTAGAAGATCCAAAAGGTCCAATTTTCTTTTATCAAACTAGAGTCGGTAGAGATGGAAAAGAATTTAAAATGTACAAATTCCGTTCAATGGTAACTGATGCAGAAGAACGACTAAAAGAGCTTATACAATATAATGAAGTTTCAGGTGCGATGTTTAAAATGAAGGATGATCCGAGGATTACGAGGATTGGTAAGTTTATTCGAAAAACATCGATTGATGAACTACCGCAGTTCTTTAATGTTTTATTAGGTGACATGTCTCTTGTTGGACCAAGACCACCTCTTCCAAGAGAAGTAATGGAATACACAGTTTATGATAAACAGAGATTACTAGTTACGCCTGGATGTACAGGCCTTTGGCAGGTTAGTGCTAGGAATAGCGTTGGTTTTGATGAAATGGTCCAAATGGATATAGTGTATATAAGTAACCGTTCGATTATTTTTGATATTCAGATTATTTTAAAAACTGTTGGAGTTTTATTAGGTTCTAAGAACGCATTTTAATAGATTGTTATTTAGAGCGATAATTTTTTTTATTTAAAGTTTTTAGTAGATCCAATAATAGTTTTTATTACATTAACTAGTTTCTCCTACAAATTAATGAAAGAGTGAGTTTATTGAAGTTATGTTTCGCAGCATCATCTGGTGGACATCTAGAACAACTTTTGATGCTTTATCCAATGATGAAAAAACACGATAGTTTTATTCTGACAGAAAAAACAAACTATGGATTTAATTCAAAAGATATTAAGTGTTATGATGTTATCCAGATAAATAGAAGAGAATTCACATTTGTTTATAAGTTTTTAGTTTTATTTATTCAAACTTTAATTATTTTCATTAAAGAAAAACCAGATGTTGTTATCTCCACTGGTGCATTATCTACGATACCAGTGTGTTTATTAGCAAAGTTTACTAAGAGAAAACTCATATTTATTGAATCTTTTTCTAAGATAAATTCACCTACTATTACAGGGAAATTGATGTACAGATATGCTGATTTATTTTTAGTTCAATGGGAAGAAATGAAAAAGGTTTATCCAAATGCAACTTTTGGAGGGGGATTATATTGATATTTGTTACAGTGGGTTCCCAAAAATTTCAATTTAACAGGTTGCTACAAGAAATTGATCGATTAATTGAGGAAAAGAAAATAGATTTTAATGAAGTATTTGCTCAAACCGGCTATTCGACGTATGAACCTCGCTTTTATTCATATAAGAAGTTCTTAGATAAAGAGGAGTTTTTAGATGTTATTGAAAAGAGCGAAATAATTGTCACTCATGGTGGAACAGGCTCTATAGTTAATGGAGTGAAAAAAGAAAAGAAAGTTATTGGTGTTCCTCGAACAGTGCAATACGATGAACATGTAGATAACCATCAGTTTGAAATAATTGAACAGTTTACAAATTCTAATATGATATATGGGATTTCTGATTTAAGCGAATTAGAAATTGCGATTAATAAAGTAAAGGATATGCAATTTAGAAAATATGAGTCCAATACTAATAATATTATTAATATATTAGAAGGATATTTATCGAGCATTAATTAATTTATATAAAAATTATATAAAATTACTATAAATTCAATAGCTTTTTCAGTGAAGATTATTTTTATAAAAAGATAATATTTGTAGATTTAATATTATTTCTTTTTGTAACAACGAAAATTATATTATAAGTATTTTTCGGTAACTTTAAGTAGATAAAAATTCCAAACCAGCTTTGAGTTAAAAAATATATAAAAAAATAATTTAAATGAAATTATAAACAAGGGAGTGATTATAATTTTAATACTCTCAAATAAATACAAAATTGAGTTATTAATTAAAATTTTTTATTGTTTGCTTATTTTAATGCCCTTAATTGATTTTGTAAATGGTTTATTAATTAATATTGGAGGTCCTCAGATAATTGGTATGTTTTATCGGGGGTTCTTTATTATTTTTATATTAGTAAGCCTTTCTATTTTTTATAAATACAATGACCAAGGGCTTTTAAAAATTTATATTGCTAGTTTCCTATTATTTTTTGTTTTATTTATTCAAACTTTTTTTCTACACGGTAATCCTTATTTTTTTACAAGTGATATATCGGTTGTACTTAAGCTGTTGTTATCAATGTATATTATTGAATTCAGTAAAAAGTTTATCAAAGGAAAATCTAAAAAAAATTACTTTAATAAAATACTATTTATATATTCTATTATATTTCCAGTTTTATTATTAATACCGTATTTTTTGGGTGTTGGAACAAGCACATATAATAATGGTGGTGGATATAAAGGTTTTTTTTCTGCTACCAATGATATAACAATTGTATTTTTATTGCTCAATATTTTTATGGGATATACTTTTTTTCAATCAATTACTAATAGAAAAAAATATATATTAAATGGAATTGTCTATTTCTCTAATTTTTCCTCTTTGATATTAATAGGTACAAAAACTGGTATTTTATTTGGAATAATATGCTTCCTTTTCCTATATATAAAAACAGTATTTTTTAATAAGAAAGCTTCGGTTGTTAACAGGATAAAGGTTTTAGTTATTACAATTTTGATTTTATTTTTATCAATATATATATTTAAGAATATTTTTATTGAGCCATTGTTAAACACTTATGAAAGATTTTTATATTTTTATAATTTATATTCAGGCAATCTAATTCAATTTATATCAAGTTCTAGGAGTATCTTCTTAGGAGAGGCGTATATGAGATTAGACGAAGAACCTATGAAAATAATTAGATTTATTTTCGGCAGTGGCTTTAAGTATAGGATACAGAACTGGGGAAATGGAGATTTAGTGGAAATGGACATGTTTGATACATTCTTTTCACTCGGAATTATTGGAATCGGTATTGTACTTATTAGCTATTTCCAATATTTTTTATTGTCCATTAAGAGAACTTTCGGTATTTATTCAGTAAGTTTTTGGGTATTAATTTTATATTCATTTTTTGCTGGACATGTTTTATATTCTGCATTATCTTCAACCTTATTAGGAATTGTATGTGCTCAATTAGTATGTAAGAAAGATCAAGAACGAGGTTAGAAATATGTTAAATGAAAAAATGATTTCCGTTGTTTTACCGGTTTATAATGTCGAAAAATATTTAGAAGACTGTTTAATTTCATTATTGAATCAATCGTATCAAGATTTTGAAATTATAGCAATTAACGATGGGAGCACTGATGATAGTCTTTCGGTTTTATCTGAATATAAAAATAAATTCAAACACTTTAAAGTAATTACCCAAGTGAATAAAGGGCTTTCTGAAGCTAGGAATACAGGTTTAAAGCATGTTAAAGGTAAATATTTATATTTTTTGGATTCTGATGATTACCTTTTATCTAATACTTTTGAAAATCTAGTTAAACTGGCCGAAGAAAATAATTTAGATTTAGTTAAATTTGATGCTAATCCATTTTGTGAAATCGAAGGAAATTTCAAAATGAGTAACTATGATACTTCAAAGTTATTAAAAGAAAATGTTATTTATTCAAAGGATGAGTATCTAAGGCTAGTTAGAAAAAGATTTATGCCGCCGGTATGGTTATATTTTATTAAATCTTCAATTATTTTGGAAAAAAGTTTGACTTTTAAAAAAGATTTACTTCATGAAGATGAATTATTTACGGTTCAATTATTAAAAGAGTGTAATAGAATAATGTATGATTCAAGTAAATATTTTCAAAGAAGATATAGAGCTAACTCTATTATGACTAAAAGCCTTGGAAGAAACGTTAAATCTTTTGAATCTATAATTAAGATAATAAACATATTTAATGATTTACAAAAAGTAGAAAAAGATAAAGGCGAATTTTGGAGATTTTTGCAAAAAAGAAAAAACATACTATATACCTCATTATTTTTTTATGAATTTAATTTGAAAAGTGAGCGATTAAAATTGTTAACAAAAAATTTAAATTCGTGTGTGGATTTGAAAACTTTCATAAGAGAGGTTATGAAACGAGTAACTGTTTAGAAGGGAAATTATTTATTATGTCTACTACAAGCAAGAAAAAAAATAGTTTAAGTTTTTCTGAATATATTAAATTTAATACTAAATTCTATTTAAAAAATTTTATATTAAATTCATCAAAAGATGGAAAAACTCAGTATGGAAAATATAAAGGTAAAAAGAAATTCTTTGTTATGCAAACACCGACTCATGGTAATTTAGGAGATCAAGCTATAGCTTATGCCCAAAAGAAATTCATTGAAGATAATTTTAAAGGTTATGAATATATAGAAGTTCCATTTGAAGATGTAATCAAAGATACTAAGGAAATTAAAAAAGTACTTGAAGGTGATGATGTCATTGGAATTCATGGTGGAGGAAATATGGGGGATTTATATCTCTCAGAAGAATACTTAAGAAGATATATTATTAAAACATTTAAAGGTACAAAAATAGTTTCATTTCCTCAAACTATTAGTTTTAGTGAATCATCAATTGGTAAGAGAGAGCTAAAAAAGTCTATAAGCATATATAATAAAAATCCAATGTTGCTCATTGTAGCGAGGGAAACACAATCTTATAATGCAATGAAGAAATATTTTGGAGAAGATAAGGTAGTATTGACACCTGATATAGTATTATCTTTAAATGAATCCTCAGATATGAAACGAGAAGGTATCTTAACATGTTTTAGAAATGATAAGGAAAAAGTAATTAATCACTCACATAAGGAAATGCTATTGGAAAGTTTAAAAAAACATTTTGGAAAAGTAACTGTGAGTGATACATCTGTTCCGAAAAAAATCTATCCTAACCAGAGGAAGGAAGAACTTAGTCAAATTTGGGATAGATTTAGATCTTCTGAACTTGTTATTACTGATAGATTACACGGTATGATTTTTGCCGTGATAACCAATACACCATGCATAGTATTTAAAAATTCTAACCATAAGATTGAATGTACCTTTTTAGATTGGTTACAAAATAAAGACAACGTCCAATTTCTAAAAGTAAACGAAATTGAAGATAAAAATGAAATTATCAAAAGGGCGGAGTTACTAATTCATAAAAATAATAGTCAATCTATTAATGAAAATCCGTTTAAAGACAAATATAAATTAATAAATGGTTACATTCAGAAGAAAGTAACTGGTGTAAAGAATGAGCGTGTATAGTAGGCTACTAAAAAATTCCGCAGTTTTTGCTATTGGGAATTTAGGAACTAAATTAATAGCATTTATTTTAGTACCAATATATACTTACTCATTGTCAAAGGAACAATATGGATCAATTGATTTAATTACAACTACTATAAGTTTACTTTTACCCCTAATATCACTCAGTATTTACGATGCTATGTTAAGGTTTTCAATGGATAAAAACTACAGTAAATCTGAAGTTTTTTCTAATGGTATAATAGTAATGTTTTTTTGTTTTATTTTTTTTATCCTCTTTTACCCTTTGCTCAATAATTTAGAACCATTTAAACATTTTATTATATATTTTTATATTCTGCTATTTTGTCAATTACTAAATACAATATTGCTACAGTTTATTAGGGGTATTGGGAAAGTAAAACTTTTTGCATTTACAGGAATTATTAGTGCCTTGATATTATTAATCACAGCGTCAGTACTACTATTGATTTTTAATATAGGCATAGATGGCTATTTTATCTCATTAATTGCATCAAATTTAGTAAGTTGTTTTATCCTTTTTATTTTTGGAGACGTTAAAAATTTTATTAATTTTACAAACTTAAAACCAGAAATAACAAGAGAGATGTTGTTGTACAGTGTACCACTAATACCTAATGCAATGATGTGGTGGGTTATGAATGCTTCTGACCGTTATATGATAACTTATTTTGTAGGTATAAGCGCAAATGGTTTATACGCAGTCGCCAATAAAATTCCCAGTTTGCTAAATGTAATAAATTCGATTTTTTTCCAAGCTTGGCAAATGTCAGCTATAGAAGAGGCAGATTCGAATAATAAGTCTATATTTTATAGTAAAGTATTCAATATAATTTCATCTTTAATGTTCATATCTACATCGATTTTAATAGTTTTATTAAAATTTATAATGAAGATTTTTGTAGCAGAACAATTTTATGAGTCATGGAAATATTCTCCCTTTTTATTTCTTGGAGTAGTTTTTTCATGTTTTTCTGCTTTTTTAGGAACAAATTATATTGCAGCCAAGGATACAAAGGGAGTTTTTAAAACATCAATTGTTGGTGCTTTTATTAATCTTATTTTAAACGTATTGTTAATTCCACTAATTGGAATAAACGGTGCTTCTATTGCTACAATGATAAGTTTCGCTGTAATCTGGTATTTAAGAATAATTGATACGAAAAAGTTTGTTCATATTAAAGTAAACTTTATGAAATTTTCTTTTACTCTCATACTTATTTTTTTTCAAATTGGTATACTCCAACTTAATATAAACTATGAATTTATGGTCCAAATTCTACTATTGTTCTTTATTTTATTAATAAATAAGGAAACAATGGTAGAAATCACAGAGACTATAAAAAAAAGGTTTTTGAAGTCAAAAATATTGTAAGATAAATAACAATACTTTCTTACCTGAAAATTAATATTGGTATATTAAAGTATAAACTGAATACTAAGTCGTTACGGCATGCTTCTAATACTATAATTAGAAACATGCCGTATTCTTTTTGGATCGGCATATTTTTGAAATATATATTTATCATTTCTTTGATTTACAAGCTTTAATTAGTGCTTTTTATTTAAGAGGATTCTATTAGTAGTTTTGTTTCTTAAACATTTGGACTGAAAATAATGTTGATCATAATGGACCGATTCTAGGTAATTCTTTTCTTTGACAGATAAAATAGCGATACAACTAATTCTAGTCATAAAAAGGGGTTTTCTACTAATTACTTTACCGCTAGGTCCTTTGATTCAAACCGAATTGCCATAGAAGGGTAATTTGAATTTAACATAGGAATTTAAGTATATGGATAAAAAAACATAGGTAAGGTGAGGTCAAATGAAAGTACTATTAATATCAAATATGTATCCTAATGAGGAATTTCCCTCGTATGGAATATTTGTTAAGAAGAGTTCGGATGTATTAGAGGAATATAATATTGATGTAAGCAAAATTGTATTAACTAAAAGTAAAGGCTCTCTAAACAAAATCATTAAATATATACTATTTTATTTGCGTATTATATTTTCTCTTTTAATAAAGAGTTATGACATTATATATGTACATTATGCTTCACACACTGCTTTTCCGATTTTATTTTGTAAATTCTTTAAAAAGAACATACGAGTATATACAAACGTTCATGGTAGTGACGTTGTTCCGCAAACAAGATTTCAATCTTATTTACAGCCACTAGTAAAGCAGATATTAAAAAAATCGGATAAAGTAATAGTTCCTTCCTCTTTTTTTAAGGAGCTAGTTAATAAGAAGTATGATCTTCAAAATGAGATTGTCATATATCCATCAGGCGGAATTGATTCTTCTATATTTTTCCCATCAGAAAGTAATTTCAATAAGTTTAATTTAAATCCTCATTTTCAATATATTGGTTATGTAGGACGAATTGAATATGGAAAAGGTTGGGATGATTTAATAGAGGCATATTCATTAATAGTAAAAAATAAAGAATTTATTAATGTTAAATTGTTAATAGTAGGTAGTGGAAAAGAGTACTTACAACTAAAAAGTAAAATAAAAGATAAAAATTTAACTGAATATGTATATCATTTTGATAGCCTTTCCCACTCAGAACTATGCAAGATGTATAATTTGATGTCGGTTTTCATATTTCCCACAAAATTGCAAGAAAGCCTTGGTTTAGTTGGATTAGAAGCAATGAGCTGTGGTATTCCTGTTATTGGTAGTGATATTGGTGGTATAAGTACTTATTTGAAAGACATGGAAAATGGTATCCTCACTAAACCTGGTGACATTAATAGTTTAAGAAGTAGTATTATTAGATATTTTAGGCTTAGTCACAATAAAAAAGTATTTATGAAAGAAAAGGCAATTGAAACAGCGGCAAATTTTGAAAAGCAAAATGTAAGAATGATTCTAATTAAAGCATTTATTTAATTCCGATGTCTTTCTATTTATGGTACTTTAAATCGGATTATTTTGTTGGAAGATTAATAGGTTTATGAACTTGTTATTGAGAAGGTAGAACTGGTGTCGAGCTATAATTTTAATTTGGAACCTTCTTTCGAAACTAACTAGCTTTATTGTTGCTTTTTAATAACGTTATAAAAATGAAAATAAAAGTTATGGAGATGTATGAATCAATGAAAATTACTGTTGCAGGAACAGGTTATGTTGGATTATCAAATGCAATTCTATTAGCCCAACATAATGAGGTAATAGCACTTGATATTATTCAAGAAAAAGTAGATATGATTAATAATAGAATATCTCCTATTATTGATAATGAAATTGAAGTATTTTTGACAACTAAAGAACTTAAATTAACTGCAACTACAGATAGTTATTTAGCTTTCAAAGATGCAGAATATGTAGTTATTGCTACACCAACGAACTACGACCCCGATAAGAACTATTTCAATACTAGATCTGTTGAAGCCGTTATTGCTAATGTACTATCTATTAATCCAGATGCTATAATGGTGATAAAATCAACAGTTCCAGTAGGGTATACAGAGTTAGTAAAAGAGAAGTTTGATACAGAGAATATTATTTTCTCCCCCGAGTTTTTAAGAGAAGGAAATGCACTTTTTGATAATTTAAATCCTTCAAGAATTGTCGTTGGAGAACAATCCGAAAGAGCAGTAGTATTTTCTAATTTATTAGTTGAAGGTGCAATAAAAGAAAATATAGATGTTTTATTTACTAACTCAACAGAAGCTGAAGCTATTAAACTATTTGCCAACACTTATCTTGCAATGAGAGTCGCATTTTTTAATGAGCTAGATTCGTATGCAGAGATAAGAGGATTAGATACGAAACAAATTATAGATGGCGTTGGCCTTGACCCGCGAATAGGGAACCACTATAATAATCCTTCCTTTGGATATGGTGGCTACTGCTTACCTAAAGATACAAAACAATTATTAGCCAATTATTCGGATATCCCAAATAATATTATGACAGCTATAGTTGATGCAAATAGAACTAGAAAAGACCATATAGCAGATATGATAATTAATAAAACTCCTAAGGTTGTAGGTATTTATAGACTTACCATGAAAACAGAATCAGATAACTTTAGACAATCCGCGATTCAAGGCGTTATGAAACGCATTAAGGCCAAGGGCATTGAAGTGATTGTATATGAGCCAGCATTAAATGAAGAGAAATTCTTTAATTCTAAAGTAACTAATGATTTAGACGAGTTTATAAAAGTTTCCGATGTAATCGTGGCTAATAGATTATCAGATGATTTAAGAAATGTTGAGCTTAAGGTATATACGAGAGATTTATTCAGCAGAGATTGATCATTACCTTACTAGAACAAATTAAATCAAATCAAAACCATTAGAACTAGCTTATACAAATACTGGAATTTGGTAAAATTCACATGCGAGAAGAACTAGATGCAGGAACAAACCGTCTAAACTTATCCACAGTAAGAAAAGCACCAGAAGGACTAGTTCGGTTCATTGAAAAACAAAGTATATTTGAAAGATTATACCTAACATCGGTTTTAACATTTGCCGTTCTTTATTAGGTGTATTCAGTGGTATTGTACTAAGGGTAAAAGCAATCGGAATAAAAGGATTCAAAGTATACGTTCCTGATGGAGTACAACTACCTCTTGCAGAATTAGATGTATTAACTAGTTTCGTAGTTCAGCTTGAAGTAGAATTAATCTAATAGATAATTCATGGAAAGCATCAAGACCATCGGGTAACAAGCCGAAGATTAAATTCTATTTTGGCGTTAAAGGAAATTCTTTAGAAAATAGCAGTGAAAAATTAGAATCAATTAAGAGGGATTTATTAAGTCGCTTTGATCAGTAAGTGAATAAATTTAAATTTATTAAAAGCACGACCTTTTTTTAGAGGTCGTGTAATTTTTTTGTTTAAATTTAGTAAAAAAGACAACTCTGATTTACTCCCAATTTAACTACATATTAAAAGGAGAATAACCTTGTCCAGATCAAAAAAACACTCAAAGAAAAAAATGTCCACTGCAAAAAAAGTACTATTAATCATAGTTAGTGTAATACTTGTAATTGGCTTAGGAATAGGCGGATACGCATATTCAATCTACCACAATGTAAATAAAACATCAGATGCAATCTATCAAGGAATAAAGAAAACGGACAAACGAAAAGAAGATTTAAGTGTTGAAAAGAAAGAGCCTTTCTCAATTTTACTACTAGGTGTTGACCATCGTCCTGGTGATAAAGGTCGTTCGGATTCGATGATTGTGTTAACAGTTAATCCAAAAACAAGTACAACTAAAATGGTAAGTATTCCACGTGATACGAGAACTGATATTGTTGGAAAAGATAAAGTAGATAAGATTAACCATGCTTATGCGTTTGGTGGAATCCAAATGTCTGTTAACACGGTTGAAAATTTCTTGAACATTCCGATTGACTATTATCTTGAGGTAAATATGGAAGGGTTTAAGGATATTGTTGAAGCAGTTGATGGGGTAGACGTTAATAATGATTTAGACTTTACTTATGAAGGCGTGCACTTTACGAAGGGGCAACTTCATTTAAATGGTGTAGATGCGTTAAAGTTCTCTCGTATGCGTAAGTTAGACAAACGAGGAGATTTTGGGCGTCAGCTTCGTCAAAGACAAGTGATTGAAGCGGTTGTTAAAAAAGGAGCAACCATCTCTTCTCTAACAAACTATCAATCTGTATTACAAGCGATTCAAAAAAATGTAGTGACGAATATTAGTTTGAAGGATATGGTTTCAATCCAAAAAGATTATCGTACGGCTGCGAAAAATGTTACTGAAACCCAAATTACAGGTGAGAGTAAGAAGATTGACGGAATCTGGTATGTAATTGTATCGAAAGAAGAACAAGATAAAGTATCAACTGAATTGCGTCAACATTTGGAATTACCTTAAGAAGTGAATAAATAACGAAACCTTCAAATAAACATCGTTAAAAATTATATTTTTAGCGGTGTTTATTTTTTTATGTCTTTTTATATTTATGACTCTACTAATTTCTTCTAAAATTCACCCCAAAATACTCATTCCTCCCAAATTAGAGTTTTACCTACACACACCCTTATTCATCAACATAATAATATATATATTCCTAAAATTATGAGTAAAAATGTTTAGGAGGTCTTGACGATTAAAGGCATTATACTTGCAGGTGGTAGTGGTACGCGACTTTATCCATTGACGATGGTGACTAGTAAGCAGCTATTGCCTGTGTATGATAAACCAATGATTTATTATCCGTTATCTACTTTGATGCTGGCGGGGATTAGAGAGATTTTAATTATTTCGACTCCAGAGGATTTGCCTCGATTTGAGGCGTTGTTAGGTGATGGGTCTCAGTTTGGCATTTCTTTGCAATATAAGGTACAGCCTAGTC from Arthrobacter citreus encodes the following:
- a CDS encoding glycosyltransferase, encoding MLNEKMISVVLPVYNVEKYLEDCLISLLNQSYQDFEIIAINDGSTDDSLSVLSEYKNKFKHFKVITQVNKGLSEARNTGLKHVKGKYLYFLDSDDYLLSNTFENLVKLAEENNLDLVKFDANPFCEIEGNFKMSNYDTSKLLKENVIYSKDEYLRLVRKRFMPPVWLYFIKSSIILEKSLTFKKDLLHEDELFTVQLLKECNRIMYDSSKYFQRRYRANSIMTKSLGRNVKSFESIIKIINIFNDLQKVEKDKGEFWRFLQKRKNILYTSLFFYEFNLKSERLKLLTKNLNSCVDLKTFIREVMKRVTV
- a CDS encoding polysaccharide pyruvyl transferase, with the translated sequence MSTTSKKKNSLSFSEYIKFNTKFYLKNFILNSSKDGKTQYGKYKGKKKFFVMQTPTHGNLGDQAIAYAQKKFIEDNFKGYEYIEVPFEDVIKDTKEIKKVLEGDDVIGIHGGGNMGDLYLSEEYLRRYIIKTFKGTKIVSFPQTISFSESSIGKRELKKSISIYNKNPMLLIVARETQSYNAMKKYFGEDKVVLTPDIVLSLNESSDMKREGILTCFRNDKEKVINHSHKEMLLESLKKHFGKVTVSDTSVPKKIYPNQRKEELSQIWDRFRSSELVITDRLHGMIFAVITNTPCIVFKNSNHKIECTFLDWLQNKDNVQFLKVNEIEDKNEIIKRAELLIHKNNSQSINENPFKDKYKLINGYIQKKVTGVKNERV
- the galU gene encoding UTP--glucose-1-phosphate uridylyltransferase GalU, which codes for MKKVRKAIIPAAGLGTRFLPATKAMPKEMLPIVDKPTIQYIVEEAIASGIEDIIIVTGKGKRAIEDHFDFSFELEHNLLEKEKYALLEQVKAPSNIDIHYIRQKEPKGLGHAVWCARNFIGNEPFAVLLGDDIVEAETPGLKQLIDQYENTYSSVIGVQTVPEEETNRYGIVEPIMQEGRRYEVKNFVEKPALGTAPSNLAIMGRYVFTPEIFKFLEEQNIGAGGEIQLTDAIQKLNSIQRVFAYDFEGKRHDVGEKLGFIKTTIEFALKHEDLRDDLLKYLHDMLTVNIK
- a CDS encoding beta(1,3)galactosyltransferase EpsH — translated: MIFVTVGSQKFQFNRLLQEIDRLIEEKKIDFNEVFAQTGYSTYEPRFYSYKKFLDKEEFLDVIEKSEIIVTHGGTGSIVNGVKKEKKVIGVPRTVQYDEHVDNHQFEIIEQFTNSNMIYGISDLSELEIAINKVKDMQFRKYESNTNNIINILEGYLSSIN
- a CDS encoding sugar transferase, with amino-acid sequence MRFEQSEYASQPLLSKETVEKNWIYLFTKRLMDILGAFLGLLVLLPVFIVVAIFIKLEDPKGPIFFYQTRVGRDGKEFKMYKFRSMVTDAEERLKELIQYNEVSGAMFKMKDDPRITRIGKFIRKTSIDELPQFFNVLLGDMSLVGPRPPLPREVMEYTVYDKQRLLVTPGCTGLWQVSARNSVGFDEMVQMDIVYISNRSIIFDIQIILKTVGVLLGSKNAF
- a CDS encoding tyrosine protein phosphatase translates to MIDLHCHILPDLDDGPKTMDESIEMARAAVANGIHTIIASPHHQNGRYNTDRETIFKKIEELNDVLKQNEISLAILPGQEIRLYGELIQDFELNEIVSINDGRRYVLCELPSSHIPRFANRLFYEMQSNRITPILVHPERNKVLIDEPDILYDFVQKGILTQITASSLTGKFGKKIQKFSFKCIESNLAHTVASDAHNTGSRNFQLSEAYEIIREKFGIETEFLLKENVGSIVNSDILYPEQPLKLKQNIFSRLLRV
- a CDS encoding polysaccharide biosynthesis protein, with the translated sequence MLYPMMKKHDSFILTEKTNYGFNSKDIKCYDVIQINRREFTFVYKFLVLFIQTLIIFIKEKPDVVISTGALSTIPVCLLAKFTKRKLIFIESFSKINSPTITGKLMYRYADLFLVQWEEMKKVYPNATFGGGLY